A stretch of DNA from bacterium:
CTTTCGCTTTTGAAAAGCGGCGTAACAAGTCCGACCCAACAAGTGCCTATATTTAAAGATTCTGCCGCAATAAGCATGTTCTGTATAGCAGCAGCGCAGTCCATACGGGGAGCTAAAGCTGATTTCTCGCCTGAAACAACAATTACAGTCGGTGCATTATAAAAAAGATTAAAATTTTCATTTGTTGCAAATTTATTTAAATACTCATATTCCGGCTTAAGCATAGCTTCTTTGGATGATTCATTTAAGTTATCTATAACTTCTTTATCCTGAATAACCGTAAAATGCCACGATTGCTGATTATGCGCACTTGGCGCGTACAGTCCCGCTTTTAAAATCAAATCAAGCTCTTCATCTTTAATTTGTTCAGCAGAATAACTTCTTACGCTTCTCCTGCTAAGAATTGTTTTTAATGTAGCGTTCATAATAAAATTCTCCGTTAATTTTGCTAATAGACTTATTAAACTATAAAAAACCATAATTGATAGATATAGTGCTCTGAAAAAGTAATTAAGAAATGAAATATTTTTTGCGAAAGCACTATAGCTTTTAGGAGTGATGCTTTTCGGGAAAATCAGGCTTTGCCGGTTTTCCTGAAAACAAACTCGTTTCAGTATAGCTAAGAATACTGTAAATAATGATTATTTAAAATGTCATCTTGAGCAAAGCGGATTGCGAGCTGAGGCTTAAGAATAGACTTAGAGTGATTCTTCAAGTAAGCGATAAAAACCAACAAAATGACAAGCAATTCGAGTTAGTTAATCACAGGCACTGTTGCTGCCTTTGATATTGCGACTACATACCAAGTATTGTCAATATTTCATCTTCGAGTTCTTTAACAGGTTTTGCGCTGTCTTTGAAATTTTGGATGATTATTGCAAATGAATAAGTTTTTCCCGATTTACCTGTCAAATAACCTGTTATTGCGCTAACTCCTGCATTTGTGCCTGTCTTGGCAAAAAGTTTTCCTTGAAGGACAGCCAGTCTATTCTGCAATGTTCCGCTTTCTAAAGGAGTTGCGAGCGTGCTTTTGTAGGTCTCAAAATTCTGACTCTTATAAAGCTTTGCAAGGGTATTCGTCATCCAATTTGCTGTTATAAGATCGTTTTGGGAAACTCCGCTGGCATCAACTATTGAAATTTCTGATGTATCAATCCCCAGCTTTGAATAAAAAGATTTAAAAGCTTTTAGTCCGTTTTCAGTTGAACCTGTCAACCCTGTATATTCAGCACCTGCAAGCTTAAACAAAGTTTCAGTAGAGAGATTATCGCTTTGTTTATTTATTATTTTTACTTCATCAAGTATATTATGAGATATTTCACTAATTAAAACAGCGTCAACGGGAAGTTTTACTGTTTTATATTGTCCTGAAAACTTGATTTTATTATCTTTAATGATTTTTTGAAGCTGATATTTAAAAAATATTTCAGGATTTCCAACAGGCAATATTTTTGCTGTCAAAACGGAAATTTTACCGTCCACATAAAGATTTTCAGAATTTTTCCATACTTTTCGTTCAACTGAAAAATTGGTTTCATTGGAAGTAACGGCATTGTTAATTATTTTTACAGGGTAGTATGGAATAATTTCCACTTTTGGTTTTTGATTTAACTCTGTTGGAGTAACTTTTACTGATATTAAATTTCTGTTTAAGTTATATGCATTGAATTTTGGCATATAAGAGTTGTTTTCATCGTCCCACATCCACCCCGTACCCCACGGAATATCATCAATAGCCGAATCATCAAGATACAAGCTGCCTTTAATTCGGTTATATCCTTTTATTTTGAAGCCCATTATCAAATCAGAAAGTTTTTCTGTGTTTAATTGAGGGTCTGCGCAGAGTTTTAAATAAATATTCCCTTTATTATCTTTATAAAGACCTGTTGATAAGTTTTTTGTCAAAACATCAAGAATTACAGGAGTTGTAAATGCTTTGAGAGTAGAAGCAGGATGCAATAGCAGGTTTGCATCTCTTTGATAAACCGATTTTTCGCTTTGAATATCTCTTATAGAAACAGAAACTACAGAACTTTTTGATATTTGACTTCGATTGATTGTTTCATCTATTGAGTTAAAAGGAGTTTCAGACTTATAAGATGTTAAAAACAAGCTTGAAATAAGAAATATAACCACTATAAAAAAAATTTTTTTCTGTTTAATACACATTAATTTTAACTCCTTAAAAGAAGCTTAAGTTCTTCTTCTGATAAATCCAAAGTATGCGTAAAGATATTTGCTTTATGTCCGTCAGTACCGCCTGTTTTCAGGAATCCAATTTCTTCGCAAGCAAGCTCGGTTACATCAATAAGTTTTTGCAGTTCTTCGTTAAAATGTCTCATCGTATAATGATAATTGCTTTCTGTCAGCACTGCTCCCTGATTAGCCGAATCTTTTAAAAGTAAGTAGAGCGATTCCTGTTGAATGTCCCTATCACTCGAAGAAAAAACCTTGGATTCATCGACTTTGCCTAAATGAATTCTTCCGGGATGCGCAAGACCTGCATACCCGAAACTTTTATTTAAAACCTGTGTTACTTGTTTTATGGTAGGACTAAATGCAATTTGTTTTCCTGCGAATAATTTTTCTATTTCATCTTTATGTTTTAATAATTCCGATGATTTTTTGTATTTTTTGTAAATATAACGTTTAATAAAGTCAAAAAATGCCATACTTCCACCAATTTTAATTAAAGGATGAGAATTTTTCAAAGTTTCAAAATTTTCATTTATTCCAAATTTACTTAATTTTAGTAAGATTTTTTGAGCTTCTTCATTTCTGGAATTTTTAATATTTTGTATAAAATTATTCAAATCCTCATCAAACGGATTTATGCAATACCCCATCAAGTCAGCCGCAACAGGCTTTTTGAAAATTTCTTCATTATCAAGACTCACGCTAAACTCAATACCTGTAACAAATTTAATATCATTAAATTTTTCCGGATTTTCAGCAATAAGTTTAAGGGCTTTTTTGGTGCCTTCTAAAGAATCATGATCGGTTATAGAAACAACAAAAGCAGGCAAATCATCTTTATTTTGAGCTTTAACACTTTTTGCATAAAGAACAGCCTGATTAAGAAGCTCTTCTACTGAAATAATTCCGTCAGATTCAACGGTATGAAGATGAAGATTTATTCTGAAAGTTTTATTCAGTACATTTTGATATAAATTTTCAAAATTTCCAGATAAAAAATCACCT
This window harbors:
- a CDS encoding nitroreductase family protein, which produces MNATLKTILSRRSVRSYSAEQIKDEELDLILKAGLYAPSAHNQQSWHFTVIQDKEVIDNLNESSKEAMLKPEYEYLNKFATNENFNLFYNAPTVIVVSGEKSALAPRMDCAAAIQNMLIAAESLNIGTCWVGLVTPLFKSERADEFSKLFGITDDFELYYAVALGYKTEENAQPAPRRENTVNFIR
- the dacB gene encoding D-alanyl-D-alanine carboxypeptidase/D-alanyl-D-alanine-endopeptidase, which produces MCIKQKKIFFIVVIFLISSLFLTSYKSETPFNSIDETINRSQISKSSVVSVSIRDIQSEKSVYQRDANLLLHPASTLKAFTTPVILDVLTKNLSTGLYKDNKGNIYLKLCADPQLNTEKLSDLIMGFKIKGYNRIKGSLYLDDSAIDDIPWGTGWMWDDENNSYMPKFNAYNLNRNLISVKVTPTELNQKPKVEIIPYYPVKIINNAVTSNETNFSVERKVWKNSENLYVDGKISVLTAKILPVGNPEIFFKYQLQKIIKDNKIKFSGQYKTVKLPVDAVLISEISHNILDEVKIINKQSDNLSTETLFKLAGAEYTGLTGSTENGLKAFKSFYSKLGIDTSEISIVDASGVSQNDLITANWMTNTLAKLYKSQNFETYKSTLATPLESGTLQNRLAVLQGKLFAKTGTNAGVSAITGYLTGKSGKTYSFAIIIQNFKDSAKPVKELEDEILTILGM